Proteins co-encoded in one Cupriavidus nantongensis genomic window:
- a CDS encoding phosphoheptose isomerase has translation MSIDSIQQQFLDSAEAKRQAAAVMAPYIDAAVERMVGALTSGNKILACGNGGSAAQAQHFAAELVGRFERERPGLAAIALSTDSSILTAIGNDYDFSKVFAKQVEALGQPGDILLAISTSGNSDNVMAAVAAARQREMAVVALTGKGGGAIAGLLDEFDIRLCVPSERTARIQEVHLLTLHCLCNGIDEALLGEA, from the coding sequence ATGAGTATCGACAGTATCCAGCAGCAATTCCTAGACAGTGCCGAGGCCAAGCGACAGGCCGCGGCGGTGATGGCCCCCTATATCGACGCCGCGGTGGAACGCATGGTCGGCGCGCTGACCAGCGGCAACAAGATCCTGGCCTGCGGCAATGGCGGCTCGGCAGCGCAGGCCCAGCATTTCGCCGCCGAGCTGGTCGGGCGCTTCGAGCGCGAACGGCCAGGCCTGGCCGCGATCGCGCTGAGCACCGACAGCTCGATCCTGACCGCGATCGGCAACGACTACGACTTCAGCAAGGTGTTCGCCAAGCAGGTCGAGGCGCTCGGCCAGCCCGGCGACATCCTGCTGGCGATTTCCACGTCGGGCAATTCCGACAACGTGATGGCCGCCGTCGCCGCCGCGCGCCAGCGCGAGATGGCGGTGGTGGCGCTGACCGGCAAGGGCGGCGGGGCCATCGCCGGCCTGCTCGACGAATTCGACATCCGCCTGTGCGTGCCCAGCGAGCGCACCGCGCGCATCCAGGAAGTGCACCTGCTGACGCTGCACTGCCTGTGCAACGGCATCGACGAGGCACTGCTCGGAGAGGCGTGA
- a CDS encoding YraN family protein: MPSFKSTTQVPLRQAQLRQASGRQARGAQAEDRALAHLRRQGLEPVVRNYRCKGGEIDLVMRAPDGTLVFVEVRQRSGRGFGGAAASVTPAKQRRVLLAAGHYLATLARVPPCRFDVVALEPGRLEWLQHAFDLDAAGAGS; this comes from the coding sequence ATGCCATCATTCAAATCCACCACGCAGGTGCCGCTCAGGCAGGCCCAGCTCAGGCAGGCGTCAGGCCGGCAGGCACGCGGCGCGCAGGCGGAGGACCGGGCCCTGGCCCACTTGCGGCGCCAGGGCCTGGAGCCCGTGGTGCGCAATTATCGCTGCAAAGGCGGCGAGATCGACCTGGTGATGCGCGCGCCGGACGGCACGCTGGTGTTCGTCGAGGTGCGCCAGCGCAGCGGGCGCGGCTTCGGGGGCGCCGCGGCCAGCGTCACGCCGGCCAAGCAGCGGCGCGTGCTGCTGGCCGCCGGGCACTACCTGGCCACGCTGGCCCGGGTGCCGCCGTGCCGCTTCGACGTGGTGGCGCTGGAGCCCGGCCGGCTGGAGTGGCTGCAGCACGCCTTTGACCTGGATGCCGCCGGGGCTGGGTCATAA